The genomic DNA CCCCCTGGATGATTTTCATGTGCTTGGCTGCCGACAGCGTGAAGAGAGAGGGGAGCGCGGAAAGTCCCATCACGAACGATATGAAGACGGCGGTGCCCAGCAGCAGCCTGTTCCTCCTGTAGAACTTCAGGTTTATCTTTATGTTAGTCCAGAGTTGGTGGAGCATCCGTCTCCCCGCCTTTCAGTACGTCGAAGAACGCGTCCTCGAGCGTGGTTTTCTTGAGCGTACACCCGTATACCCTGAGGCCGGCGCCGTCCGCGAAGCTGACGAACTCCATGAGCCGTTCCTTTGGGATCTCCCCCCTGATAGTGGTGGGGGTCTTCACCGTGACGGTTACGTAACCGGGTATGTCGTCGCCGTGGTCGAACTCCACGGCGTATGTCTCGAGGTCGAAGCCCACGAACCGGTGCAGTTCGTCCTGGGCCGCCACCCTGCCTTTATTGATTATCGCGACACGGTTGCACACCATCTCTATCTCCGAGAGGACGTGCGAGTTCATTATTATGGTGGCCCCGCGTCTGTTCATCTCCAGCAGCATGTCCCGGAGTTCCTTTACCGCGACCGGGTCCAGACCCCTTGTGGGCTCGTCGAGGAATACCAGCCTCGGCGTGTTCATGAGGCACTGGGCTATCCCCATCTTCTGCTTCATCCCCTTGGAGCACTTGCTCAGGCGCAGGTCCCTGAACTCGGTCAGCCCGACCTTTTCAATGGCCTCGTCCACGGCCCGCTTCTTAACGGGCGTTCCGTAGAGGGACGCGTAGTAGGTGACCGCCACCTCGACCGTAAGGTAGAGGTGGTAGTGGGGCTCTTCCGGCAGGTAGGCCACTTCACGGAAGAGCTCCGAGCCCGGGACCGGCTCCCTGCCAAGGACGGAGATTCTTCCCTCGTCCGGCCGGATAAGGCCGAGGAAGGAGTACATGGCGGTAGACTTCCCCGCCCCGTTCGGCCCCAGGAGCGCAAAGACGTCTCCCTCCTCTACGGAGAGAGAAAAATCGTCGAGGGCGTGCAGTTTCTTTTTGAAGAGCCCCCTCCTGAACTTCACCGAGACGCTATCGGCCTTGACTATCTCCATTCTACCCGTCCTTTACGCAGAACTTCTCGTTAAGCCCG from Thermodesulfobacteriota bacterium includes the following:
- a CDS encoding ABC transporter ATP-binding protein is translated as MEIVKADSVSVKFRRGLFKKKLHALDDFSLSVEEGDVFALLGPNGAGKSTAMYSFLGLIRPDEGRISVLGREPVPGSELFREVAYLPEEPHYHLYLTVEVAVTYYASLYGTPVKKRAVDEAIEKVGLTEFRDLRLSKCSKGMKQKMGIAQCLMNTPRLVFLDEPTRGLDPVAVKELRDMLLEMNRRGATIIMNSHVLSEIEMVCNRVAIINKGRVAAQDELHRFVGFDLETYAVEFDHGDDIPGYVTVTVKTPTTIRGEIPKERLMEFVSFADGAGLRVYGCTLKKTTLEDAFFDVLKGGETDAPPTLD